The following proteins come from a genomic window of Lachnoclostridium phytofermentans ISDg:
- a CDS encoding sensor histidine kinase, translating into MDSINNKESEEQVTQANGKSPLLGNVIGVLLVIVLLLGVSITAVDVVKQLWENRKEQMEDIRFDALLESGYGLYLSVMEQRNNTYSVEPIEIYLPKLKQLREEYRIKQEEIEKNQKLDQKESSNSKDGSNNKESSINKEDINNKEGSNKVDLSEGNDSKTNEDLTDRTQQDVYIDESFDDYPEDYFDYNTEEYTNNEISEYDFHGNEIYSFNENIYALRNNLYYSHSIDFAIIDRNNNRYREISGDEDLLTYLLESTTVDSAMEEKLKDTYAGYLVVEYDSKGIASIQKSYEIDAEKVSGILKNVRLENNSSYLYRDKTYLDLKPEDISFVEPTNVTMVYAIEKNYQGLFDYQYNFFVNYNGSQMHGLVILICVAIGVVVLFGIILFCIRPLGIGNGILSRIPLEINALFIIGIAFATIGIAYLSSYYPSGIIEDYLENVNFSPFFARLLTNIAMYGGWFLYLGSIFLVLISVLQVFRKGLKRYLIENALFIRFFTFINRKIGRMVKSILSVKSSDAVNKTVLKYVLVNFLVILIMCSIWFFGIPVLVLYSILLYYFMKKYLTDLKDKHDYLLYVTHQMAQGNLEVPIENDIGLLKPLGDELSKIQHGFKRAVDEEVKSQNMRTELITNVSHDLKTPLTAIITYINLLKEDNLTKEQQMEYIDTLDRKSLRLKQLIEDLFEVSKINSNNITLNPVEVDLVELIKQVQFELSDRFEETGIDVRVQFPEEKVILKLDSQKTYRIFENLFVNVIKYAMPGTRAYLTVQLQEASVQITLKNISASELNLTPEEISERFIRGDKSRNTEGSGLGLAIVKSFVEIQGGQIQIVMDGDLFKVIIRFARSNR; encoded by the coding sequence ATGGACTCAATAAATAATAAAGAAAGTGAAGAACAAGTAACACAGGCAAATGGTAAATCTCCGTTACTTGGAAATGTTATCGGTGTCTTATTAGTGATTGTTTTACTGCTTGGAGTAAGCATCACTGCTGTAGATGTTGTAAAGCAGCTCTGGGAAAATAGAAAAGAACAGATGGAAGACATTCGTTTTGATGCTCTGTTAGAATCGGGTTATGGTCTTTACTTAAGCGTCATGGAACAGAGAAATAATACTTATTCGGTAGAACCTATCGAAATATATCTTCCAAAACTAAAACAGTTAAGAGAAGAATATAGAATAAAGCAAGAAGAGATAGAGAAGAATCAAAAATTAGATCAGAAAGAAAGTTCAAATAGTAAAGATGGTTCAAATAATAAAGAAAGCTCAATTAATAAAGAAGATATCAATAATAAAGAAGGTTCCAACAAAGTAGACTTAAGTGAGGGCAATGACTCTAAAACCAATGAAGATTTAACGGATAGAACACAACAGGATGTTTATATTGATGAATCCTTCGACGATTATCCAGAGGATTATTTTGATTACAATACAGAAGAATATACGAATAATGAAATTTCAGAATATGATTTTCATGGAAATGAAATATATAGTTTTAATGAGAATATCTATGCCTTAAGAAATAATCTATATTATAGCCACTCCATCGATTTTGCAATCATTGATAGAAACAATAATCGCTATCGAGAAATCTCAGGCGATGAAGATTTATTAACCTATTTATTAGAAAGTACCACTGTCGACTCTGCGATGGAAGAGAAATTAAAGGATACCTATGCTGGATATCTTGTGGTTGAGTATGATAGTAAAGGGATTGCTTCGATTCAAAAATCCTATGAAATTGATGCAGAAAAAGTATCGGGCATTCTTAAGAATGTAAGATTAGAAAATAATTCTTCTTACCTTTATCGTGACAAAACGTATCTTGATCTAAAGCCAGAAGATATTTCGTTCGTTGAGCCGACGAATGTTACTATGGTTTATGCAATAGAAAAGAATTATCAGGGGTTATTTGATTATCAATATAATTTTTTTGTGAATTATAATGGAAGTCAGATGCATGGATTAGTTATATTAATATGCGTAGCGATTGGTGTTGTGGTTTTATTTGGAATTATCCTTTTTTGTATTCGCCCATTAGGGATTGGAAATGGTATCTTAAGTAGAATACCTCTTGAAATTAACGCGTTATTTATTATTGGAATTGCATTTGCGACAATTGGGATAGCTTATCTTAGTTCGTATTATCCAAGCGGCATTATTGAAGATTATCTTGAGAATGTTAACTTCTCTCCTTTTTTTGCAAGACTGTTAACCAATATTGCAATGTATGGAGGTTGGTTTCTTTATCTTGGAAGTATCTTTTTAGTACTGATATCCGTCCTACAAGTATTTCGTAAAGGTTTGAAACGTTATCTAATAGAAAATGCGTTATTCATTCGTTTCTTTACATTTATAAATCGTAAAATTGGACGTATGGTAAAGTCGATTCTTTCAGTAAAATCAAGTGATGCTGTGAATAAAACAGTATTAAAATATGTTTTAGTTAACTTTTTAGTTATCTTAATTATGTGTAGTATCTGGTTTTTTGGTATCCCGGTACTTGTACTATACTCGATTCTCTTATATTATTTTATGAAAAAATATCTGACAGATTTAAAAGATAAGCATGACTATCTACTTTATGTTACTCATCAGATGGCACAAGGTAACCTTGAAGTACCAATTGAAAATGATATAGGTTTATTGAAACCACTTGGTGATGAGCTTAGCAAAATACAACATGGATTTAAAAGAGCGGTTGATGAAGAGGTAAAAAGCCAGAATATGAGAACAGAATTAATCACGAATGTCTCACATGATTTAAAGACACCATTAACGGCAATTATCACTTATATAAATTTGTTAAAGGAAGATAACCTAACAAAGGAACAACAGATGGAGTATATTGATACCCTTGACCGTAAGTCGTTACGTTTAAAGCAATTAATTGAAGATTTATTCGAAGTTAGTAAAATTAACAGTAATAATATAACCTTAAATCCGGTGGAAGTTGATTTAGTAGAATTAATAAAGCAGGTTCAATTTGAACTAAGTGATCGTTTTGAAGAGACCGGAATCGATGTTCGTGTTCAGTTTCCAGAAGAGAAAGTTATCTTGAAGCTTGATAGTCAAAAGACATATCGAATATTTGAAAATCTATTTGTAAATGTAATAAAGTACGCAATGCCCGGGACAAGAGCATATCTTACCGTACAATTACAGGAGGCTTCCGTTCAGATAACATTAAAAAATATTTCTGCGTCAGAACTTAATCTAACGCCAGAAGAAATTAGTGAGCGATTTATTCGAGGAGATAAATCAAGAAATACGGAAGGTTCTGGCTTAGGGCTTGCAATTGTAAAAAGCTTTGTAGAAATTCAAGGTGGACAAATCCAGATTGTTATGGATGGTGATTTATTTAAGGTGATAATTCGATTTGCTAGAAGTAATAGATAA
- a CDS encoding DegV family protein, which produces MRDFIISTDSTADLPLEYVKEHNIFIHPLYYNLDGEIYGGDKNLDQKDFYDRMRNGLMPTTMASNPEFILESFTKQVKSGVDVLHISFSSALSGSCSNATVTAREVCDENPDAKIVVVDSCCASMGQGLLVYKAVQLKEAGKSLDEVVNFIEENKNHICHQFTVDNLFHLHRGGRVSKTTAIIGTLINVKPVLHVDNEGHLIPLTNVRGRKKALTTLVDNMEQRSKGYENDVVFISHGDCIEDANFVADLIKERLGITNFMVNYICPTIGTHAGPGTVALFFVGSEK; this is translated from the coding sequence ATGAGAGATTTTATTATTTCTACTGATTCTACTGCAGATCTTCCGTTAGAATACGTGAAGGAACATAATATCTTTATACATCCATTATACTATAATCTAGATGGAGAGATTTACGGTGGTGATAAGAATCTTGATCAAAAAGATTTTTATGATAGAATGAGAAATGGTCTTATGCCAACAACTATGGCTTCTAATCCAGAATTTATTTTAGAATCTTTTACAAAGCAAGTAAAGTCCGGTGTCGATGTTCTTCATATTAGTTTTTCTTCTGCTCTTAGCGGAAGTTGTAGTAATGCTACAGTGACTGCTCGTGAAGTATGCGATGAAAACCCTGATGCTAAAATTGTAGTCGTTGATTCTTGTTGTGCCTCCATGGGACAAGGACTTTTGGTATATAAAGCAGTTCAATTAAAAGAAGCTGGAAAATCATTAGACGAAGTTGTTAACTTTATTGAAGAAAATAAAAATCATATCTGTCACCAATTCACAGTAGATAATCTATTTCACCTACATCGTGGAGGACGTGTATCCAAAACCACTGCAATCATTGGTACTTTAATCAATGTAAAACCAGTACTTCATGTGGATAACGAAGGTCATTTAATTCCACTTACGAATGTTAGAGGTCGTAAAAAGGCTTTAACCACCTTGGTTGATAATATGGAACAAAGATCTAAAGGATATGAAAATGACGTTGTATTCATTAGTCATGGCGATTGCATTGAAGATGCAAATTTCGTTGCAGATTTAATTAAGGAACGACTTGGAATCACAAATTTCATGGTAAATTACATCTGTCCAACCATTGGAACACATGCTGGTCCTGGAACTGTTGCACTATTCTTTGTAGGTAGTGAGAAGTAA
- the scfA gene encoding six-cysteine ranthipeptide SCIFF, with translation MKHIKTLNTKNLKDTMKNGGCGECQTSCQSACKTSCTVGNQSCEHK, from the coding sequence ATGAAGCACATTAAGACTTTAAACACAAAGAATCTAAAAGATACGATGAAAAACGGCGGATGCGGCGAGTGCCAGACTTCTTGTCAATCTGCTTGTAAAACATCTTGTACAGTAGGAAATCAGAGCTGCGAGCATAAATAA
- the scfB gene encoding thioether cross-link-forming SCIFF peptide maturase, translating to MVHQYKNNGYNIVLDVNSGMVHVVDDLAYDIIALYKEESKENIVDMMWDKYSKENNFDVLAEDYPGLTKDSLKQEISNIYDEVTKMKEDGNLFTEDIYENYIGSFKKRETVVKALCLHIAHDCNLACRYCFAEEGEYHGRRALMSYEVGKQALDFLIANSGSRKNLEVDFFGGEPLMNFQVVKDLVAYGRSQEEIHNKKFRFTLTTNGVLLNDDIIEFANKEMSNVVLSIDGRREVNDTMRPFRNGKGSYDLIIPKFKKFADSRNQTNYYVRGTFTHNNLDFSEDVKHLAELGFEQISVEPVVAQDGETYAITVEDLPILMEEYDKLAKYIIERRKAGHWFNFFHFMIDLSGGPCVAKRLSGCGSGTEYLAVTPWGDLYPCHQFVGEEEYLMGTVFDGVKATDIREEFKSCNVYSKEKCKNCFAKFYCSGGCSANSFKFHGNINDTYDIGCELQRKRVECAIMIKAAEAE from the coding sequence GTGGTTCACCAGTACAAAAATAATGGATACAACATAGTACTTGACGTGAATAGCGGAATGGTACATGTTGTAGATGATCTTGCATATGATATTATTGCTCTTTATAAAGAGGAGAGCAAAGAGAATATTGTTGATATGATGTGGGATAAATACAGCAAAGAGAATAACTTTGACGTTTTAGCGGAGGATTATCCTGGGCTTACGAAAGATTCCTTAAAACAAGAAATCAGCAATATTTATGATGAAGTAACAAAGATGAAGGAAGATGGTAATTTATTTACCGAAGATATTTATGAAAATTATATCGGAAGCTTCAAAAAAAGAGAAACAGTTGTAAAAGCGTTATGTCTTCATATCGCACACGATTGTAATCTTGCTTGCCGCTACTGCTTTGCAGAGGAAGGCGAGTACCACGGAAGACGTGCTTTAATGAGTTATGAAGTTGGAAAGCAAGCCCTTGATTTCTTAATTGCTAATTCTGGTAGTCGTAAGAACTTAGAAGTAGACTTTTTTGGTGGAGAGCCATTAATGAACTTCCAGGTAGTAAAAGATTTAGTAGCATACGGAAGAAGTCAGGAAGAAATTCATAATAAAAAATTCCGTTTTACATTAACAACAAACGGTGTTTTATTAAATGATGACATTATAGAATTTGCTAACAAAGAAATGAGTAATGTAGTACTTAGTATCGACGGAAGAAGAGAAGTCAATGATACCATGCGTCCTTTCCGTAACGGAAAAGGTAGCTATGACCTCATTATCCCTAAGTTTAAGAAATTTGCAGACAGCAGAAATCAAACGAATTATTATGTTCGTGGTACCTTTACGCACAATAATTTAGATTTCTCTGAAGACGTTAAACACTTAGCTGAGCTTGGATTTGAACAAATTTCAGTAGAGCCTGTAGTAGCACAAGATGGCGAAACCTATGCAATTACAGTCGAAGACCTCCCAATCTTAATGGAGGAATACGATAAATTAGCGAAATACATTATTGAAAGAAGAAAAGCAGGACACTGGTTTAACTTCTTCCATTTCATGATTGACTTAAGCGGCGGACCATGTGTTGCGAAACGTTTGTCTGGCTGTGGTTCAGGAACAGAATACCTTGCGGTTACACCATGGGGTGATTTATATCCATGTCATCAGTTCGTAGGGGAAGAAGAATACTTAATGGGTACTGTATTCGATGGTGTGAAAGCTACCGATATAAGAGAAGAGTTTAAGAGCTGCAATGTATACTCCAAAGAAAAATGTAAGAATTGTTTTGCAAAATTCTACTGCAGCGGCGGATGCTCTGCAAATTCTTTTAAATTCCATGGTAATATCAATGATACTTATGATATCGGTTGTGAGTTACAAAGAAAACGTGTAGAATGTGCAATTATGATTAAGGCTGCTGAGGCGGAATAA
- a CDS encoding class I SAM-dependent methyltransferase, with protein sequence MNVVKSTVEHYDLLIESDNDPVHDPSLLQEYMNRWDGDKFLSELKLNQTLSVLEIGVGTGRLALRVLKLGCKRFIGIDLSQKTIDRAKDNLRDYSNYTLIVGDYLDDCLDCKVDLIYSSLTFFHVKEKAAAIKKTNELLNPGGRFVVSIEKDTQEYFDYGDYKVKMYPDNRKHIIGLLESYEFTIENISEVDFAYIISAVKENDIS encoded by the coding sequence GTGAATGTCGTAAAATCAACCGTAGAACACTATGATTTATTAATAGAGTCAGATAACGATCCAGTTCATGATCCTAGTTTGCTGCAGGAGTATATGAACAGATGGGACGGCGACAAATTCTTAAGTGAATTAAAGCTTAACCAAACACTTTCTGTTTTAGAAATCGGTGTCGGAACGGGCAGGCTTGCGTTAAGAGTACTAAAGCTTGGTTGTAAACGGTTTATTGGAATTGATTTATCACAAAAGACAATTGATAGAGCCAAAGATAATCTAAGAGATTATTCTAACTACACCCTCATAGTCGGAGACTATCTGGATGATTGCCTTGATTGTAAAGTTGATTTGATTTATAGTTCACTAACATTTTTTCATGTGAAAGAGAAGGCAGCAGCAATTAAGAAAACGAATGAGTTACTAAATCCAGGTGGCAGATTTGTAGTGTCGATAGAAAAGGATACTCAAGAGTATTTTGACTATGGCGACTATAAAGTTAAGATGTATCCGGATAATAGAAAACATATAATCGGACTATTAGAAAGCTATGAATTTACCATTGAGAACATTTCAGAAGTAGATTTTGCTTATATAATATCGGCGGTTAAAGAAAACGATATTTCTTAA
- a CDS encoding RCC1 domain-containing protein, with protein sequence MSKGNLFYDSLQYLLTLNKEEPFVYINENISYLGFRALLQNGDILYQGLGEYNRYQMKEESPVFLSGSYILTDQGNVYYLKTDIDGDSDIMNIDLKCVYNGGDIAVINASETAARCLGLRKNGRVISWSDIAPLEVTDWKNVIAIEQGFNYAVGLTAKGKVLYVDYSASSTEAVTKVLVSWTEVVQIATYSDTIVGLRQDGSCLFLDIAAYK encoded by the coding sequence ATGTCGAAAGGGAATCTTTTCTACGATAGCTTGCAATATCTTTTAACACTCAACAAGGAAGAACCTTTTGTCTACATCAATGAAAATATAAGTTATTTAGGTTTCCGAGCATTGCTGCAAAACGGTGATATCCTTTATCAGGGATTAGGTGAATACAATCGTTATCAAATGAAAGAGGAATCTCCCGTATTTCTATCAGGTTCATATATTCTGACAGATCAAGGGAACGTTTATTATCTGAAGACAGACATAGATGGCGATAGTGATATTATGAATATAGATTTGAAGTGCGTGTATAACGGTGGAGACATAGCTGTGATAAATGCTAGTGAAACAGCTGCACGGTGTCTGGGCTTACGGAAGAATGGAAGAGTGATTTCGTGGAGTGATATTGCACCGCTGGAGGTTACGGATTGGAAAAATGTGATTGCTATAGAGCAAGGCTTCAATTACGCAGTGGGACTTACAGCCAAAGGGAAAGTATTGTATGTCGATTACAGTGCAAGTAGCACCGAAGCAGTTACGAAAGTATTGGTATCATGGACAGAGGTCGTTCAGATAGCTACGTATTCCGATACTATTGTAGGACTTAGACAGGACGGCAGTTGCCTCTTTTTGGATATTGCAGCATATAAGTAG